ATCTACTTCGTGGCCTTCCTCACGCTCTGCATTTCCTGGATCTACAAGCCCGAGCTTCTGCGGCCCACGGCTTACGCCCTGCTCTTCTCCGGCGCCATCGTCCACACCCTGGGTCTGGCCGCCCGCATCATCCTCCAGGGGCGCCCACCAGTCACCAACCTCTACTCCTCCGCCATCTTCGTGGGCTGGGGTGCGGTGATCCTGGGCCTCATCATCGAGCGGATGTACCGCAAAGGCTTCGGCACCGCCGTGGCCTCCGCCGCGGGTTTCGCCTCCCTCATCGTGGCCCAGAACCTGGGCACCGAAGGCGACACCATGGAGATGATGCGCGCCGTGCTGGATTCCAATTTCTGGCTGGCCACCCACGTGGTGACCATCACCATTGGCTATGCCGGCACCTTCCTCGCTGGCACCCTCGCCATCGCCTACGCCCTGCGCAAGCACATCGCTGCCAAGCCCGACGTCGAGGCGGACAAGGCCCTGGTCGACATGGCCTACGGCATCATCTGCTTCTCCCTCTTCTTCAGCTTCGTGGGCACCGTGCTGGGCGGCATCTGGGCCGATCAGTCCTGGGGCCGCTTCTGGGGCTGGGATCCCAAGGAGAACGGCGCCCTGCTCATCGTGCTGTGGAACGCCATCATCCTCCACGCCCGCCTGGGCGGCTATGTGCGCGATCGTGGCCTCATGGTGATGGCCATCTTCGGCAACATCATCACCGCCCTATCCTGGTTCGGGGTGAACATGCTGGGCGTCGGCTTGCACTCCTACGGCTTCATGGACAAGGCCTTCATGGCCCTTACCGTGTTCTGCGTCAGCCAGCTGCTCCTCATGGTCATCTGCTATGCCCCTCCGCGCTTCTGGACGCAACCGCCGCCTTCCAAGGCGTAGCCTTTCTTTGCGCAAAGAACGGCCCCCGGATCCGGGGACCGTTTTCATGTCATGAAGGAACGCGTCACTTCACCTTGCGCGT
This sequence is a window from Geothrix sp. PMB-07. Protein-coding genes within it:
- a CDS encoding cytochrome c biogenesis protein, with protein sequence MTFVQKYLAWGAGALALVIALIFALPAGKARGFDVSGFGTLPILEGGRVKPLDSLARNSLLVIHSRQGFRHDNRMVGPDEWILDVLFRPQVADQQAIFVIDDPDVIGLIGAKQTKNRNYFSFADLSSHLEEIQKQASNAQPIAAQKRTRFQSAIVNLFDRVYLYYKLRNTLQLAGSPGLGWELQSLGSPDATLRHQDLMQLAQFRMLPPPAGAGPEGWQNVGQALSASQAGAPLHPGLIPLAKLNAAYVANDTATFNQTLNDMNAVVSQLTPGALAHASNEVVFNRAQPFFVGLSIYFVAFLTLCISWIYKPELLRPTAYALLFSGAIVHTLGLAARIILQGRPPVTNLYSSAIFVGWGAVILGLIIERMYRKGFGTAVASAAGFASLIVAQNLGTEGDTMEMMRAVLDSNFWLATHVVTITIGYAGTFLAGTLAIAYALRKHIAAKPDVEADKALVDMAYGIICFSLFFSFVGTVLGGIWADQSWGRFWGWDPKENGALLIVLWNAIILHARLGGYVRDRGLMVMAIFGNIITALSWFGVNMLGVGLHSYGFMDKAFMALTVFCVSQLLLMVICYAPPRFWTQPPPSKA